One window of the Acaryochloris thomasi RCC1774 genome contains the following:
- a CDS encoding AAA family ATPase, translating into MATLHLLHGFTGAGKTTFARKLEHDLPAVRFTLDEWMVRLYGHNPPEACFVDYSKRVTDLIWHVATQLLEVEQDVILDFGFWSRASRDNARSLAQAVNAAPKFYCISCSEKLMKERVMKRSSKLPKGALVIDSNAFDLLTYSRSALNPLEKMNHTLLSLLLLNR; encoded by the coding sequence ATGGCAACTCTTCATCTCCTTCATGGTTTTACAGGGGCAGGCAAGACAACATTTGCCCGAAAATTAGAACACGATCTTCCTGCTGTGCGTTTTACGCTGGATGAGTGGATGGTCAGGCTCTATGGTCACAACCCACCTGAAGCGTGTTTTGTGGATTACTCCAAGCGCGTCACAGACTTGATTTGGCACGTGGCGACTCAGCTTCTGGAGGTTGAGCAGGATGTCATACTAGATTTCGGATTCTGGAGTCGTGCATCACGTGATAATGCTCGTTCGCTAGCTCAGGCTGTCAACGCCGCACCTAAGTTCTACTGCATCTCTTGTTCGGAGAAATTGATGAAAGAAAGGGTTATGAAACGTAGCAGCAAACTACCCAAAGGAGCCTTAGTGATCGACAGTAACGCCTTCGACCTATTGACCTATTCAAGGAGCGCTTTGAACCCCTTGGAG
- a CDS encoding DHH family phosphoesterase encodes MVSSSLKTKDVSVSDLPTVDSATSKSTAQESWASVSGGLFDVQTAALEKMLEDHRGDRQLVILQDFPDPDALSSAWAYKLIAAQYDIQCDIVYAGTLSHQENIALVKLTGIPVQRWSCQSPKSKARDLSPYQGCVLIDNQGTTSQLMPRVQEAGIPIALIIDHHSLQDNLEAEVIDVRSNTRATATILTQYLQAGLLAFDSSNSTHVKCATALMHGLRSDTHDLRQAQEEDFQAAAFLSRFYDGQTLNTVLQSARSKQVMDVIERALKNRSIINNVTIAGVGYLRYDDRDAIPQAADFLVTEDNVHTAVVYGIVHDEDEDLELVVGSLRTSKLTLDPDEFIKEAFGQDAQGRFFGGGRSLAGGFEIPMGFLSGLNENSEYAKLKWTVYDKQIKQKLLHLVNPENSMIDAS; translated from the coding sequence ATGGTTTCCAGTTCTCTGAAGACAAAAGATGTGTCAGTGAGCGATCTCCCCACTGTGGACAGTGCAACGAGTAAGTCTACAGCTCAGGAGAGCTGGGCCTCAGTTTCTGGCGGACTGTTCGATGTGCAGACCGCAGCACTAGAAAAGATGCTCGAAGATCATCGAGGTGATCGCCAGCTTGTGATTTTACAAGACTTTCCTGACCCAGATGCTTTGTCTTCGGCCTGGGCCTATAAGCTGATTGCAGCACAGTATGACATTCAGTGTGACATCGTCTATGCAGGCACCTTGAGCCATCAAGAGAATATTGCGTTGGTGAAGCTCACGGGCATTCCCGTCCAGCGATGGTCCTGCCAATCTCCAAAATCTAAGGCCAGAGATTTATCTCCTTATCAAGGGTGTGTCCTGATCGACAATCAAGGGACCACGAGCCAGCTGATGCCCCGCGTGCAAGAGGCGGGGATCCCCATTGCCTTAATCATTGACCACCATAGCCTCCAGGATAATTTAGAGGCTGAAGTCATTGATGTTCGGTCCAATACCCGTGCAACAGCCACTATCTTGACGCAGTATTTACAGGCTGGTTTGTTAGCTTTTGATAGCAGCAACAGCACTCACGTCAAGTGCGCAACGGCTTTAATGCACGGGCTGCGCTCAGATACCCACGATTTGCGGCAGGCTCAAGAAGAAGATTTTCAGGCAGCGGCTTTTTTGAGCCGATTCTATGACGGTCAGACCTTAAACACGGTTCTACAGTCCGCTCGTTCTAAGCAGGTGATGGACGTGATTGAGCGCGCCCTGAAAAACCGGAGCATCATCAACAACGTGACGATTGCTGGGGTGGGATACCTGCGCTATGACGATCGGGACGCGATTCCTCAAGCGGCTGACTTTTTAGTAACGGAAGATAACGTTCATACGGCTGTCGTTTATGGCATTGTCCATGACGAAGACGAAGATCTAGAGCTGGTTGTAGGTTCTCTCCGCACCTCAAAGCTGACCCTAGATCCTGATGAATTTATTAAAGAAGCCTTCGGTCAAGATGCCCAAGGTCGCTTCTTTGGTGGCGGACGCTCTCTGGCGGGTGGCTTTGAGATTCCGATGGGCTTTCTGTCAGGTCTCAATGAGAATTCTGAGTACGCGAAGCTAAAGTGGACGGTCTACGACAAGCAGATCAAGCAAAAGCTTCTGCATCTGGTAAATCCAGAAAACAGCATGATCGATGCCAGCTAG